A genomic region of Haliotis asinina isolate JCU_RB_2024 chromosome 1, JCU_Hal_asi_v2, whole genome shotgun sequence contains the following coding sequences:
- the LOC137285917 gene encoding uncharacterized protein has translation MSRVQPHHASISSDENKETTMSKSILHILNPVLTFMRICGACTGPNVTVENIACSDYRFRLRHKKNWLQILYCVFGNTYIWIFTGMLAYKLVFFKPMSRKWIIAFQFLAMNITTSSAYTWSSMNFRDGSYQSWVKDFYLYEQSYGVHENMKNMVKKSRILVALVMFFGICIPGSMSTFALSIREVGDIVCVVDGTLSWWNYLIPVINYFIWCTTLSSSAIQLVIGSYCLCSELDVINTNMERCVDQYIKRQESQRIQSQTAPDCHNERNEELKDIIGRHKHMSSLISRFGNFIAFYLCIGLFMSLPLSCFALYVIMTRVESQSNVAVCTFILLVTGLGCITLSILGATVNVKAHTALQCMLKIPTNDLSESTMSAVNQFTSLLTGTTIGYNVYGLFTISPPTLLTIVGTLVTYVVVVLQFRQPDSQTSLSTLCQDLLANVTLLLGDIRKGSSGS, from the exons ATGTCTCGTGTTCAGCCACACCATGCATCGATTTCGTCTGATGAGAACAAAGAAACAACGATGTCCAAGTCTATTCTACACATTCTGAACCCAGTGCTAACCTTCATGCGTATTTGTGGAGCATGCACTGGTCCAAATGTTACTGTGGAGAATATTGCATGCAGTGACTACCGTTTCAGGCTTCGTCACAAAAAGAACTGGCTCCAAATACTTTATTGCGTTTTCGGAAACACGTATATTTGGATTTTCACCGGAATGCTCGCTTATAAACTTGTATTTTTTAAACCAATGTCAAGGAAATGGATCATAGCTTTCCAATTTCTGGCTATGAATATCACAACATCTAGTGCTTATACATGGTCCTCAATGAACTTTCGGGATGGATCTTATCAATCTTGGGTGAAGGATTTCTACTTGTATGAACAAAGTTACGGTgttcatgaaaatatgaaaaatatggttAAGAAAAGTAGGATACTTGTAGCGCTTGTGATGTTCTTTGGGATTTGTATACCTGGCTCCATGTCAACGTTTGCCCTGTCCATCCGCGAAGTTGGAGATATTGTATGTGTTGTCGATGGAACTTTGAGTTGGTGGAACTATTTAATACCAGTGATCAATTATTTCATTTGGTGTACTACACTCTCGAGCTCTGCTATTCAGTTAGTGATTGGATCATACTGTCTGTGTTCGGAACTTGACGTAATAAACACCAATATGGAACGATGCGTTGACCAATACATAAAGCGTCAAGAAAGCCAGAGAATCCAGTCACAAACTGCACCTGATTGCCACAATGAAAGAAACGAAGAACTGAAGGACATAATAGGACGACATAAGCACATGAGCAGTTTAATATCTAGATTTGGTAACTTCATTGCCTTCTACCTGTGTATAGGATTGTTCATGTCACTCCCTCTGTCATGCTTTGCACTTTATGTCATTATGACACGCGTGGAATCACAAAGTAATGTTGCTGTGTGTACCTTTATCCTGCTGGTCACTGGCCTGGGATGCATCACCTTGTCCATACTAGGCGCGACAGTGAACGTAAAG GCACATACTGCTCTTCAATGCATGCTGAAGATCCCAACAAACGACCTCAGCGAATCAACCATGAGTGCA GTGAACCAGTTCACAAGCCTACTGACTGGGACAACAATTGGGTACAACGTGTATGGCCTCTTTACTATCAGTCCACCGACTCTGCTGACT ATTGTTGGAACTTTGGTAACCTACGTTGTGGTGGTTCTGCAGTTTCGTCAACCAGACTCTCAGACAAGCCTCAGCACATTGTGTCAAGATCTACTGGCTAATGTTACTCTACTGTTGGGGGATATTCGTAAAGGATCATCGGGTTCATAA